A region of Haloplanus sp. XH21 DNA encodes the following proteins:
- a CDS encoding ribonuclease H-like domain-containing protein encodes MRYPRDDPGYARLATLDIETTAADPAEGELVSIGVGHHDRSDPLSKATYESFHRRGDDEVALVRDAVAWLDDAGADALVSYNGVGFDLDFIDARLDRHGVDISRPAVADADTHLDLFRDRRRRAERDGDPWPALEDCLRAYGLTPATTVWQGAPVDNTRFGEELGPAYLRTLDTATGARLRDALVEAIDHYLRTDLEANFALFYADIGDSPDPSYLGTRAQFDV; translated from the coding sequence ATGCGCTATCCGCGTGACGACCCGGGGTACGCCCGCCTCGCGACGCTCGACATCGAGACGACGGCCGCCGACCCGGCGGAGGGCGAACTCGTCTCTATCGGCGTGGGTCACCACGACCGGTCCGATCCGCTGTCGAAGGCGACCTACGAGTCCTTCCACCGGCGGGGCGACGACGAGGTGGCGCTCGTGCGCGACGCCGTCGCGTGGCTCGACGACGCTGGCGCGGACGCCCTCGTGTCGTACAACGGGGTCGGCTTCGATCTGGACTTTATCGATGCCCGACTGGACCGCCACGGCGTCGATATCTCCCGACCCGCCGTGGCCGACGCCGACACCCACCTAGACCTCTTTCGTGACCGCCGGCGGCGGGCCGAGCGCGATGGCGACCCGTGGCCCGCCCTCGAGGACTGTCTGCGCGCGTACGGACTGACGCCCGCGACCACCGTCTGGCAGGGCGCCCCCGTCGACAACACGCGCTTCGGCGAGGAACTCGGTCCGGCGTATCTCCGGACGCTCGACACCGCGACCGGGGCTCGTCTCCGGGACGCCCTCGTCGAGGCCATCGACCACTACCTGCGCACCGACCTGGAGGCCAACTTCGCCCTGTTTTACGCCGATATCGGGGACTCCCCTGACCCCTCCTATCTCGGCACCCGCGCGCAGTTCGACGTGTAG
- a CDS encoding sugar phosphate nucleotidyltransferase → MKAIVLAGGYATRLWPITKHRPKMFLPIGESTVIDTVFEDLEADDRISEVFVSTNERFADEFASYLADSEFEKPTLSVEETTAEDEKFGVVGALAQLIDREGVEEELVVVAGDNLISFDIAEFVDFFEDKETPTLAAYDVGSKERARSYGLVDLEGDRVVDFQEKPDDPKSTLVSIACYAFPADTLPLFDEYLDAGENPDEPGWFIQWMQSRRPVHAFTFDGAWFDIGTPESYLDAVAWQLDGDDHVDASATVENATLRGNVHVMAGAEVVDSTLERTVVFPNATIRDADVRRSIIDEETRVENLDLADALIGAHSTMLNGASGDD, encoded by the coding sequence ATGAAGGCCATCGTCCTGGCGGGTGGGTACGCGACGCGTCTGTGGCCCATCACCAAACATCGACCGAAGATGTTCCTCCCGATCGGCGAGTCGACGGTCATCGACACCGTCTTCGAAGATCTGGAGGCCGATGACCGCATCTCGGAGGTGTTCGTCAGCACGAACGAACGCTTCGCCGACGAGTTCGCGTCGTATCTCGCCGACAGCGAGTTCGAGAAGCCCACCCTCTCCGTCGAGGAGACGACGGCCGAGGACGAGAAGTTCGGCGTCGTCGGCGCGCTCGCCCAGCTCATCGACCGCGAGGGCGTCGAGGAGGAGCTCGTCGTCGTCGCCGGCGACAACCTCATCAGCTTCGACATCGCGGAGTTCGTCGACTTCTTCGAGGACAAGGAGACGCCCACGCTCGCCGCCTATGATGTCGGGTCGAAGGAGCGCGCGCGCTCGTATGGCCTGGTCGATCTCGAGGGCGACCGCGTCGTCGACTTCCAGGAGAAGCCCGACGACCCAAAGAGCACGCTCGTCTCCATCGCCTGCTACGCCTTCCCCGCCGACACCCTCCCACTGTTCGACGAGTATCTGGACGCCGGCGAGAACCCGGACGAACCGGGCTGGTTCATCCAGTGGATGCAGTCGCGCCGTCCGGTCCACGCCTTCACCTTCGACGGCGCGTGGTTCGACATCGGGACGCCCGAGAGCTATCTCGACGCCGTCGCCTGGCAGCTCGACGGCGACGACCACGTCGACGCGTCGGCCACCGTCGAGAACGCCACCCTCCGCGGCAACGTCCACGTCATGGCGGGCGCGGAGGTCGTCGACTCCACGCTCGAACGCACCGTAGTCTTTCCCAACGCGACCATCCGCGACGCCGACGTGCGCCGGTCCATCATCGACGAGGAGACGCGCGTCGAGAATCTCGACCTCGCGGACGCGCTCATCGGCGCCCACTCGACGATGCTGAACGGCGCCTCGGGCGACGACTAA
- a CDS encoding transcriptional regulator, with the protein MESTTRERIVAALRDDSATPSALSTRVGTARSAVYDHLEHVARSLSDADEELLVAPPTCQDCGFDAFDDPVNHPSNCPDCRSENVSEPVFRID; encoded by the coding sequence ATGGAATCGACGACCCGGGAACGCATCGTTGCAGCGCTCCGTGACGACTCCGCAACGCCGAGTGCACTCTCGACGCGCGTCGGCACCGCCCGATCGGCCGTCTACGACCACCTCGAACACGTCGCCCGGTCCCTCTCGGACGCGGACGAGGAGTTGCTCGTCGCGCCGCCCACCTGTCAGGACTGCGGCTTCGACGCCTTCGACGATCCCGTGAACCACCCGTCGAACTGCCCCGACTGTCGGAGTGAGAACGTCTCGGAACCGGTCTTTCGCATCGACTAG
- a CDS encoding ABC transporter ATP-binding protein — translation MSEPLLSIRDLHTVFHTDEGVVRAVDGVSFDIGRGETVCIVGESGSGKTVTGESITHLIRTPPGEIAGGEIVFDGQDLTALSDDDLRDLRGDRIAHVFQNPQGALNPVYTVGWQIVEAIQLHDDVGKEAARARAVDLLDRVGIPEATRRFDDYPHEFSGGMKQRVSLAMALATNPDLLIADEPTTALDVTIQNQILDLLDDVQSEFDMSILLITHDLGVVAEVADRVVVMYAGKVMERGGVFDVFERPSHPYTRALLDCLPGRGTGGASSIGGQLPSPTDPPDGCRFHPRCAYAIDACREGDQPPMTPVDEGEGHVVSCVHYEPGGDPSVVRGEDTQTADGGRLTDADEVTDA, via the coding sequence ATGTCCGAACCACTGCTCTCGATCCGTGACCTGCACACCGTCTTCCACACCGACGAAGGCGTCGTCCGCGCCGTCGACGGCGTGAGCTTCGACATCGGCCGCGGCGAAACCGTCTGCATCGTCGGCGAGTCCGGCAGCGGCAAGACCGTCACCGGCGAGTCGATCACGCACCTGATTCGGACGCCGCCCGGCGAAATAGCGGGCGGCGAAATCGTCTTCGACGGCCAGGACCTCACGGCACTCTCGGACGACGACCTGCGCGACCTGCGCGGCGACCGCATCGCCCACGTCTTCCAGAACCCGCAGGGCGCGCTCAACCCCGTCTACACCGTCGGATGGCAGATCGTCGAGGCGATCCAACTCCACGACGACGTGGGCAAGGAGGCCGCCCGGGCGCGGGCGGTCGACCTCCTGGATCGGGTCGGCATCCCCGAGGCGACACGTCGGTTCGACGACTACCCCCACGAGTTCTCCGGCGGGATGAAACAGCGCGTCTCGCTCGCGATGGCGCTGGCGACCAACCCCGACCTGCTCATCGCGGACGAACCCACCACCGCCCTCGACGTGACGATCCAGAACCAGATCCTCGACCTCCTCGACGACGTGCAGTCGGAGTTCGACATGAGCATCCTGCTCATCACCCACGACCTGGGCGTCGTCGCCGAGGTGGCCGACCGCGTGGTCGTGATGTACGCGGGCAAGGTGATGGAACGCGGCGGCGTCTTCGACGTGTTCGAGCGCCCCTCGCATCCATATACGCGGGCGCTGCTCGACTGTCTCCCCGGCCGGGGCACCGGCGGCGCGTCCTCCATCGGCGGTCAACTGCCCTCGCCGACGGATCCACCCGACGGCTGCCGGTTCCACCCGCGGTGTGCCTACGCCATCGACGCCTGTCGTGAGGGCGACCAGCCACCCATGACGCCGGTCGACGAGGGCGAGGGCCACGTCGTCTCCTGCGTGCATTACGAGCCCGGCGGCGACCCCTCGGTGGTCCGTGGCGAGGACACGCAGACAGCCGATGGCGGGCGACTCACTGACGCTGACGAGGTGACCGACGCGTGA
- a CDS encoding ABC transporter permease, which yields MAGTSDTDDATDTFESVDWEETGSRFSTLSRRDWGALLAGVTLIAAFVYDYAVVPADQPTITTPVEWNVTQLDWLFVATLLALLFYVVVPLYGNRRLTVYYWREFRKNRMAVLSIGYLLVVFLIGTIGPILLDQPALALDQAYQPPAYFSVDSSVPVNCVGPVVEGRCQGTMAHPLGTTGDGKDLLVLVIYGMQVSMKVGLISTLLVVTIGTTVGTVAAYGGGLIDEALMRYVDIQLVFPAFFLYLLLTYLFGGSLFMFILIFGLTGWGSIARLVRSEALQRAEEAYVTAARGAGAGTLYVIRRHLVPNVSNSVITAATLLIPGFILFEASLSFLSLGDPTVPSWGQVIATGRSDLSTAWWVSTVPGVFLFTTILAFNFMGDALRDALDPRQET from the coding sequence ATGGCGGGGACAAGCGACACCGACGACGCGACAGACACCTTCGAATCCGTCGACTGGGAGGAGACGGGCAGTCGGTTCTCGACGCTCTCGCGGCGCGACTGGGGGGCGCTCCTCGCCGGAGTGACGCTCATCGCCGCCTTCGTCTACGACTACGCCGTCGTCCCCGCGGACCAGCCAACGATCACGACGCCCGTCGAGTGGAACGTCACGCAACTGGACTGGCTGTTCGTGGCGACGCTGCTCGCGCTCCTGTTCTACGTCGTCGTCCCGCTCTACGGCAACCGGCGGCTGACCGTCTACTACTGGCGGGAGTTCCGGAAGAACCGGATGGCCGTGCTCAGCATCGGCTACCTACTCGTCGTCTTCCTGATCGGCACCATCGGGCCGATACTGCTCGATCAGCCAGCGCTCGCGCTCGACCAGGCGTACCAGCCCCCCGCCTACTTCTCGGTCGACTCGTCGGTGCCGGTAAACTGCGTCGGCCCCGTCGTCGAGGGGCGATGTCAGGGGACGATGGCCCACCCACTCGGCACGACCGGCGACGGGAAAGACCTCCTCGTGCTCGTCATCTACGGGATGCAGGTCAGCATGAAGGTGGGCCTCATCTCGACGCTGCTCGTGGTCACCATCGGGACGACGGTCGGCACCGTCGCGGCCTACGGCGGCGGCCTGATCGACGAGGCGCTGATGCGCTACGTCGACATCCAACTCGTCTTCCCGGCTTTCTTCCTCTATCTCCTCTTGACGTATCTCTTCGGCGGGAGCCTGTTCATGTTCATCCTCATCTTCGGGCTGACGGGGTGGGGAAGTATCGCCCGACTGGTGCGCTCCGAGGCGCTCCAGCGGGCCGAAGAGGCCTACGTCACCGCCGCGCGGGGCGCGGGCGCCGGCACGCTCTACGTCATCCGGCGCCATCTCGTCCCGAACGTCTCGAACAGCGTCATCACGGCCGCGACGCTACTGATTCCGGGGTTCATCCTCTTCGAGGCGTCGCTCTCCTTCCTCTCGCTCGGCGATCCGACCGTGCCCTCGTGGGGGCAGGTCATCGCCACCGGGCGGAGCGACCTCTCGACGGCCTGGTGGGTGTCGACCGTGCCCGGCGTGTTCCTCTTTACGACCATCCTCGCGTTCAACTTCATGGGCGATGCCCTCCGTGACGCGCTCGACCCGCGACAGGAGACATAA
- a CDS encoding ABC transporter permease — MRWYVVRRVAWAVIATYLILSITWGLLAITPNPAAEQMQFQAAASGGSAEAAEEAFEARRGLDRSPWTRYREYMHNMLTLNWGWSESRSQPVMDAITSALPYTAVYSIPTTILSILLGLSIGLYSATNQYTKTDYAATFFAFFGYAIPNFWFAIILLLVFGVQLGWFPVVFDADLPFLSLGMARQLVLPVIVLVTGTIAGIMRYSRAEALEYVEAEFVKTAKAKGAGGYRILTRHVLRPAAVPLMTILVGDILGIFLAASYLVEVVFGIPGLGQLSYNAIIAQDTSLVLGTTLIFTFVSVIGNLLQDVAYTVLDPRIDYGDR, encoded by the coding sequence ATGCGCTGGTACGTGGTCCGGCGGGTCGCGTGGGCGGTGATCGCGACGTATCTCATCCTCTCGATCACCTGGGGGCTGCTCGCGATCACGCCGAATCCGGCGGCCGAGCAGATGCAGTTCCAGGCCGCGGCCAGCGGCGGATCGGCGGAGGCCGCCGAGGAAGCGTTCGAGGCGCGACGCGGCCTCGACCGGTCGCCGTGGACTCGCTACCGGGAGTATATGCACAACATGCTGACGCTCAACTGGGGGTGGTCCGAGAGCCGGTCACAGCCCGTGATGGACGCGATCACGAGCGCGCTTCCCTACACCGCCGTCTACTCCATCCCGACGACGATCCTCTCGATCCTCCTCGGCCTCTCGATCGGGCTCTACTCCGCGACCAACCAGTACACCAAGACGGACTACGCCGCCACCTTCTTCGCGTTCTTCGGCTACGCCATCCCCAACTTCTGGTTCGCCATCATCCTCCTGCTGGTGTTCGGGGTGCAACTCGGCTGGTTCCCGGTCGTGTTCGACGCCGACCTACCCTTCCTCAGCCTCGGGATGGCCCGACAACTCGTCTTGCCCGTCATCGTGCTGGTGACGGGAACCATCGCGGGCATCATGCGCTACTCCCGGGCCGAGGCGCTGGAGTACGTCGAAGCGGAGTTCGTCAAGACGGCGAAAGCCAAGGGCGCGGGCGGCTACCGCATCCTCACGCGCCACGTTCTGCGCCCGGCGGCGGTGCCGCTGATGACCATCCTCGTCGGCGACATCCTCGGTATCTTCCTCGCGGCGTCGTATCTCGTCGAGGTGGTGTTCGGCATTCCCGGGCTGGGACAACTGTCCTACAACGCCATCATCGCCCAGGACACGTCGCTCGTGCTCGGGACGACGCTCATCTTCACGTTCGTCTCCGTCATCGGCAACTTGCTCCAGGACGTGGCGTACACGGTGCTCGACCCGCGCATCGACTACGGTGATCGCTGA
- a CDS encoding ABC transporter substrate-binding protein, producing MPSGNDRRGSGVTERRDVLKLFGAAGVAGLAGCSSGGSEESGGRSVQGTYVSATSVDAQSLNWLTIADSTSGAYVTDTLDGAWAIKPEREIFPLWADYSTDDGRVYEIELRENLEWGAGYGQMTAEDWVYMIRNVFQAEENWSGYPDAGAWFRTNPDTGEQEPIPIERTGTRTFEIRLFEVDPSFPFKPVLWRQQCVPKGILEKYVPDQDGEGLQQDEELNTLAYTGNLGPYTYEQWDRSAQYVVTRNEDYYLRDVDGVPERFREAPYFDQQTTRVISEESTRLGALESGEVDSVGVPPDKAERFENLQTVTLNVTPQPYLRLLVYNMRANGWQPFRSKAVRRALAFAVDKETITENIYRGYANVAQTMQPEWSDWYDDSRVEEFGVGDRYGPEPTRSRLADALSDTAYAYEGDRLVDGDGEQVTLSLYYDSGQPTEGTIAEFVAQEFGENAGIAVQPEAVSTSTFQSNYVETSAPAGTDPEWTAGMFNGGPRDVATSAEPWDMSLNLQFNTYPFTPASSKGFFEERGGINFYGYYPEADIAGLYEQASSTTDEGRRRELFGEAFGLISEEQPFGFLAMPSSVTGFADDVRGYDEEFNTVWDAQTWYFA from the coding sequence ATGCCGTCTGGTAACGACCGTCGCGGATCGGGGGTCACGGAACGCCGCGACGTACTGAAGCTGTTTGGGGCAGCGGGGGTCGCCGGCCTCGCGGGCTGTTCGTCCGGCGGGAGCGAGGAGAGCGGCGGGCGGAGCGTCCAGGGAACCTACGTCTCCGCCACCAGCGTCGACGCGCAGTCGCTCAACTGGCTCACCATCGCCGACTCCACCTCGGGCGCGTACGTCACCGACACGCTCGACGGGGCGTGGGCGATCAAACCCGAGCGGGAGATCTTCCCGCTGTGGGCCGACTACTCGACCGACGACGGACGCGTCTACGAGATCGAGCTCCGAGAGAATCTGGAGTGGGGCGCCGGGTACGGCCAGATGACCGCCGAGGACTGGGTGTACATGATACGGAACGTCTTCCAGGCCGAGGAAAACTGGAGCGGCTACCCCGACGCCGGCGCCTGGTTCCGGACGAACCCCGACACCGGGGAACAGGAGCCGATCCCGATCGAACGGACCGGGACGCGGACCTTCGAGATTCGCCTGTTCGAGGTCGATCCGTCGTTCCCGTTCAAGCCCGTCCTGTGGCGCCAGCAGTGCGTGCCGAAAGGAATTTTGGAGAAGTACGTCCCGGACCAGGACGGCGAGGGACTACAACAGGACGAGGAACTGAACACGCTCGCCTACACGGGGAACCTCGGCCCGTACACCTACGAGCAGTGGGATCGCTCGGCCCAGTACGTCGTCACGCGAAACGAGGACTACTACCTCAGAGACGTCGACGGCGTGCCAGAGCGGTTCCGTGAGGCGCCGTATTTCGACCAGCAGACGACCCGCGTGATTTCGGAGGAGAGCACCCGGCTCGGCGCGCTCGAATCCGGCGAGGTGGACTCCGTGGGCGTCCCGCCCGACAAGGCCGAACGCTTCGAGAACCTGCAGACCGTCACCCTCAACGTCACGCCACAGCCCTATCTCCGTCTCCTCGTCTACAACATGCGGGCGAACGGCTGGCAGCCGTTTCGCTCGAAAGCGGTCCGGCGCGCGCTGGCCTTTGCCGTCGACAAGGAGACGATCACGGAGAACATCTACCGCGGCTACGCGAACGTGGCCCAGACCATGCAACCGGAGTGGTCCGACTGGTACGACGACAGCCGCGTCGAGGAGTTCGGCGTCGGCGACCGGTACGGACCGGAGCCGACGCGCTCCCGACTCGCCGACGCGCTCTCGGACACGGCGTACGCGTACGAGGGTGACCGCCTCGTCGACGGCGACGGCGAACAGGTGACGCTGTCGCTCTACTACGACTCCGGCCAACCGACCGAAGGGACCATCGCGGAGTTCGTCGCCCAGGAGTTCGGCGAGAACGCCGGCATCGCCGTCCAACCCGAAGCCGTCTCGACATCGACGTTCCAGAGCAACTACGTCGAGACATCGGCACCGGCGGGGACCGACCCCGAGTGGACCGCGGGCATGTTCAACGGCGGCCCGCGGGACGTGGCCACGAGCGCCGAGCCGTGGGACATGTCGCTCAACCTGCAGTTCAACACCTATCCGTTCACGCCGGCGTCGAGCAAGGGCTTCTTCGAGGAGCGGGGCGGGATCAACTTCTACGGCTACTATCCGGAGGCGGACATCGCCGGCCTGTACGAGCAGGCGTCATCGACGACGGACGAAGGGCGGCGTCGGGAACTGTTCGGCGAGGCGTTCGGCCTCATCAGCGAGGAACAGCCCTTCGGCTTCCTCGCGATGCCGTCGAGCGTGACCGGCTTCGCCGACGACGTACGGGGGTACGACGAGGAGTTCAACACGGTATGGGACGCCCAGACATGGTACTTCGCGTGA
- the hpt gene encoding hypoxanthine/guanine phosphoribosyltransferase has product MDQLRQSLLDAPIIEKDEYEYFVHPVSDGVPMLRPELLREIVIKIIRKADLEDIDKIVTPAAMGIHISTAVSLMTDIPLVVIRKRQYGLEGEVSLSAQTGYSESEMYINDVEAGDRVLVLDDVLSTGGTMNAIIDALEHIGADVSDVVAVIKKAGPNELDETGYSVKTLINVTVEDGEVIITDPHGDG; this is encoded by the coding sequence ATGGACCAGTTGCGGCAGTCGCTTCTCGACGCCCCGATCATCGAGAAAGACGAGTACGAGTACTTCGTCCACCCCGTCAGCGACGGCGTACCGATGCTCCGACCCGAACTCCTCCGCGAGATCGTCATCAAGATCATCCGCAAGGCGGATCTGGAGGACATCGACAAGATCGTCACGCCGGCGGCGATGGGCATCCACATCTCCACCGCCGTCTCGCTGATGACCGACATCCCGCTGGTCGTCATCCGGAAACGCCAGTACGGTCTCGAAGGCGAGGTGTCGCTCTCGGCCCAGACCGGCTACTCCGAGAGCGAGATGTACATCAACGACGTGGAGGCGGGCGACCGCGTGCTCGTCCTGGACGACGTGCTCTCGACCGGCGGCACGATGAACGCGATCATCGACGCCCTCGAACATATCGGTGCGGACGTCAGCGACGTGGTCGCTGTCATCAAGAAGGCGGGACCGAACGAACTCGACGAGACGGGCTACAGCGTCAAGACGCTCATCAACGTCACCGTCGAGGACGGCGAAGTCATCATTACGGATCCACACGGCGACGGATAG
- a CDS encoding Na(+)/H(+) antiporter subunit D, with protein sequence MAGPLTMIPPGIVVLAAALVAGLAGRRLGHLVGGATAALVTVWVWVVPAGTHLPGQLFGFDAVFFAVDPFSRIVGLVFAFIATVAVGYSWATGASSRQTAYALTYVGSSLGAVFAGDWLTMVVWWELMAVTSTILVWDYGGKAVRAGFRYAILHGIGGSLVLAAVAWHYVEVGSFLFTAASGMVGTVPQLLAAIGIGVNVGFIGLHAWLPDTYPRPHIAASVFLCVYTTKTGVYAMYRAFPEGHLWIAYMGGAMAVFGAAAALLQNDMRRLLSYHIQSQVGYMVAGVGIGSALAQAGAFGHVFNHILYKSLLFMTAGAIIYQTDEENLKYLGGLAREMPVTAIAFTIAALSIAGFPGFNGFVSKGIVISASHYTFVKGPLVVGDFYTLELLLLVGGVGTFLSFIKFGYYAFLHGPYEGAPVTSAPRTQQVAMLLVAALCVFYGVFDGALFSLLPFDVTDGTVVAHVYHTYTVGHVVEGIALAAAGVLGFVILKRPLSKVGRVPDVDAGYNPLAFYGTRALVHGVTETYAAVDRAAVALVERATALRADSAAFARLRANIGESIFVLIVVLAGVLTWLGIV encoded by the coding sequence ATGGCTGGCCCGCTCACCATGATCCCGCCGGGCATCGTCGTCCTCGCGGCCGCGCTCGTCGCGGGACTGGCCGGTCGCCGGCTCGGCCATCTCGTCGGCGGTGCCACCGCTGCCCTCGTCACGGTGTGGGTGTGGGTCGTCCCCGCGGGGACCCACCTGCCCGGACAGCTGTTCGGCTTCGACGCCGTCTTCTTCGCGGTCGACCCCTTCTCGCGGATCGTCGGCCTCGTCTTCGCGTTCATCGCCACCGTCGCCGTCGGCTACTCGTGGGCGACAGGCGCGAGCAGTCGGCAGACGGCGTACGCGCTCACCTACGTCGGATCGAGTCTGGGCGCCGTCTTCGCCGGCGACTGGCTGACGATGGTCGTCTGGTGGGAGCTGATGGCCGTCACGAGCACCATCCTCGTCTGGGACTACGGCGGGAAGGCGGTGCGGGCGGGCTTCCGCTACGCCATCCTGCACGGCATCGGCGGCAGTCTCGTCCTCGCGGCCGTCGCGTGGCACTACGTCGAAGTCGGCTCCTTCCTCTTCACCGCCGCGAGCGGGATGGTCGGCACGGTGCCACAGTTGCTCGCCGCCATCGGCATCGGCGTCAACGTCGGCTTCATCGGCCTGCACGCGTGGCTGCCGGACACCTATCCGCGCCCGCATATCGCCGCGAGCGTCTTCCTCTGTGTGTACACGACCAAGACGGGCGTCTACGCCATGTACCGCGCCTTCCCCGAGGGGCACCTCTGGATCGCCTACATGGGCGGGGCGATGGCCGTCTTCGGCGCCGCCGCCGCCCTCCTCCAGAACGACATGCGCCGCCTGCTCTCCTACCACATCCAGTCCCAGGTCGGCTACATGGTCGCGGGCGTCGGCATCGGCAGCGCGCTGGCGCAGGCGGGCGCGTTCGGCCACGTCTTCAACCACATCCTCTACAAGAGCCTCCTGTTCATGACGGCGGGAGCGATCATCTACCAGACGGACGAGGAGAACCTGAAGTATCTCGGCGGTCTGGCCCGCGAGATGCCGGTCACGGCCATCGCCTTCACCATCGCCGCGCTCTCCATCGCCGGCTTCCCCGGCTTCAACGGTTTCGTCAGCAAGGGCATCGTGATCTCCGCCAGCCACTACACGTTCGTGAAAGGACCGCTCGTCGTCGGCGACTTCTACACGCTGGAGTTGCTGCTCCTCGTCGGCGGCGTCGGCACGTTCCTGTCGTTCATCAAGTTCGGCTACTACGCCTTCCTCCACGGACCGTACGAGGGCGCCCCCGTGACATCGGCACCGCGGACACAGCAGGTTGCGATGCTGCTCGTCGCGGCACTGTGTGTGTTCTACGGCGTCTTCGACGGCGCGCTGTTCAGTCTGCTCCCGTTCGACGTGACCGACGGAACCGTCGTCGCCCACGTCTACCACACCTACACCGTGGGCCACGTGGTCGAGGGAATCGCGCTCGCCGCGGCGGGCGTGCTCGGCTTCGTCATCCTCAAACGCCCGCTGTCGAAGGTGGGGCGCGTCCCCGACGTCGACGCGGGGTACAATCCGCTCGCCTTCTACGGGACGCGCGCGCTCGTCCACGGCGTGACCGAGACGTACGCGGCCGTCGACCGCGCCGCCGTCGCGCTGGTCGAGCGCGCGACGGCCCTGCGTGCCGACTCGGCCGCCTTCGCCCGCCTCCGCGCCAACATCGGGGAGAGCATCTTCGTGCTGATCGTGGTGCTCGCTGGCGTGCTGACGTGGCTCGGAATCGTATAG